GCGATTCATCCGGAATAGCTACAACTGTAGAGCGACAAACCCGCGATAAACTCTACGCTGACGCTAACTAGCGTGAATCGGCGTTGCCATCGTAAGCACTACCCTGAGAATCCTGTCTAACTCAGAGGCTGTTCGACCGCGAAGTATGACTCCTAACTCCATCCGCGATCGCAGGCTCGAGAACGTCATATTTGCACTGCCCAGATAAGCTCGCTCGCCACGGTCGGCGCTTATTGCCTTGAAATGAAATGTCTGCGTTTCCCTACCCTCGCCTTCGAACCACGAGAGGATCGCGCAGCGTGGGTCGTACCTGAGTTTCTCCAACTCTGCTCTAACCTCAGGTGGCAATTCCTGCGAAAATCTTCCCAGCAGGGATACTTGCACACCAGATGCGAGTTTCTTACTCACAAGAGCGACCATTTCGGCTGTGGTCGACGCGTCCCAGAAGGGGGAAGCCACGATCAGAGATTGCCTCGCCGATGCGATCACATCCAGCAAACTACTGCGCAGATCCGTCGAGGTCTCGTGTACTACATGTTCGGCTGCAGGAGGAAGCGCGGGAGGGAGGGAGACACACAATTGTACATCCGCTGAATCGGAAGAGCGTTCACTGATGATCTGAAGGGCCGCTTGAATGCCGGTTCGCATTTCCTCAGTCGCAGCAAATCGGTCCCTGTCGTGGGTGTATCGAATCCCTTGTCGTTGCAGAATTCCAAGGTCGGACAAGGCGTTGAGCGCAATTATGGCGTCGCCATCAGTAAGAGGGCGTCCACCATCACCGCGAACGGTTTTGAGGACTTTGGATACATCGTCCCCGCCGCTCGCAGGTAGCTGCCTCAACGCGTCCTCGACCGCGGGGAGCAACCACGGATACTGCTTTAATGTGAGGACGTAGGCTTTCATGTTGCCGCGGGGCTTTGTATTTCCCAATACCCGATAAGGCGAGTTTCCGACGCTACGCCGGCCCAGCGCCAGGTCATCGTTTTCACGCACAACATCTGGTTTACGACGGAACTGCTCGCGCGGTTTGAAAAACGTCCGCAGGACTGCTCGTACTATGACGTGGCGCGTGACGGTACGAAAATCGGGATCGTGAGTAAGGGCACGCATCCACGTTCCGATACCTTCTCCAACTTGCGCGGCAGGATCAATACATTGATTCAATCGGCCGAGAAAGCAACGGGAGAAACGCAGGCGGCACTCATTGAGAAGGCGTACGAGCTGATCAGAAATATCTGCGAGGTCATTGTGGAGCAGGAACTGCTGCAGGGAGTAACCCAGCGATACCAGCCGAATGTCATGATGACCAAGCTTCCCAAAATAAACTTCGCAGGCCTCGAAGGGGCAGTAGCCGCTATCAATCCGATTTTCGAGGATTGCTGCCGTTATATCGGGTCGCATTCACAGCCCATGGAAACGCTCAATGTGCGGCCAACGCTGGACTCGCTGAAAGCGCGGACTGGAAGAAGATACAGGACGCGCGGGATGCCTATGCGAAAAAGAACTGAAAGAGGGCCGGCCCAGATCCATCTGAGCGTTCTTCAGCACGAAAGCTACAGGTAGCGGTATGGGATTGTCGCTCGTCAAAGACATCGTGCAAAAGCATCGGGGTTCGCTGCGCGTCAGGAGCAGCACACAAGCGGGCCGACACGCTACTGTGTCTAATTTGTTCCTACCAGCGGCATAGGAAAATCGCGGGAAGCTCCTCTCCTCTGCTCCTGCGATCAGCGTAGAATTTGTCAATGGCCCTGTTTGGGTCTCCCGGAGGTACCTGCATGAAGCAACTTGGAATCAGCTTGTTCTTGTTCGTACTATGGCTGTCGCTCTCAGCGATTGCCCAAGACACGGGACAGCAGTCAGGTGCTAGCGATCAGCACAAGGAATTCGACGTCGCGCCTTCTCCGTTTCTGATCTGGCCGGGAACGGCGACATGAGTCAGGCCTGCGGCCCTATGAACCTGGATTTCGCAGTTGAGCTCGACGATATCCTGTGCCGCTTTCGTTCTGCCCTCGTGCGCGTGTTTCGTGATTAAAGCTAAGTCCTACGATTTTCGTTTTGGTTTAGGCAGATGTACTTCCCCAACGATCTCTAGAATTTGGGGGTATCTCGGATTCTCATTGAATCGAACTCTGTACCCATTGCCTCGATGCAACTGTGAAATCAGAGCAGTTGGTACATAGGCGTAACAGGATTCCATGTACGTTTGCGTATTCTCCGAGAACGTATTGAATCGGATTTTTTCCTCGCCCCGCGCCATTGGAGTTTTACGATATGGGCGGATCACGGCGAGTTGCCCTTCTGCCTTGTACCGCGCGGCAGCGCCTTTTACCATTGATCGTGCTACAGTGCCCGGTCGGTAGCCGCGATCGACATCAGTCCCGCCACGATCAGCAGCCGCCTTCGCAGCCTTGTCAACCAATTTCAAGATCGGAGTCTTCTTGCCCAAGTTCCATTCAAAATCTACTCTGATCCCGGCTTTCGCGTGCGCTGAAATCAGTTGGTTCCACAAGTCCGCATTCTCTCTCGGCTCGTCATATTGATTTCTCCAATCGTTTTTCTTCCACTCCCTAGCTCGACCAAGATTGTCCTTCACATATTGTGCATCGGTGAAGATTTGCACGCGTGTCACATCGTCCCATGGAACATTGTCGCGGACCCATCTGAGCGCACAGATGCAGGCGAGTAGCTCCATCCGATTGCTGTTGCTTTCCTCACACCCGAAATCAACGATCTGCTCATCCTGAAGCTGCAAGTGATCTGGGTAATGGACGATGGCGGCACAGCCAGACTTCCCTCCCGGATTCTTGTAGCAAGAGCCGTCCGTGAAAATGTGAATAGCGCGAGGGTCTGCCGACATTGTGAGGTTCCAGGCCGATTATATGTTCAAAGGAATGAGACCGGAGTGCTCACGAGCCAGAACTGAATCCACGCGTCACACGTTGCATCCAAAGCAGAGCGTGTTGGAAGGACGATCAGATGAGCAAACGTGTCTCGGATGACGCGATTGATATGCTGTTTCGCACTGCCCGGACCTACAACGGGTGGCTTGATTAGCCCGTAACAGATGAGTCTCTACGTCAACTCTATGATGTGCTGAAATGGGGACCAACAAGCGCCAAGCAAGTCCTGCGCGGTTTCTGTTCCTGCGAAGCAAGGATGCAAAGGAGCGCCTGCTCCCGGCACTTTCACCGGGGAACTTAGAGAAGACAATGGCAGCACCGGTAACGGCCATCGTCGGGTATGACGTGCGTTTCTATGAGAAGCTGCCAAAGCTCTCGCCGCACAACCCGAATTTTCGGGACATGTTTGCAAACAACCCCGAACTGACAGAGAGCACGGCAAGACGAAACTGCACGCTGCAAGGCGCTTACCTGATCATGGCTGCGCGTGCCCTTGGGTTAGACTGCGGACCAATGTCAGGTTTTGACAATGGGAAGGTTGATGAGCAGTTTTTTGGAGCAGGCGTTGAGCGGGAGGACATGTGCGAAGAATACGTACCCGGTACTATCAAATCGAATCTTCTGTGCAACATTGGGTACGGTGATCCTACATCGCTTCGTCCGCGTTTGCCACGCCTCGACTTTGAATAAGCGTGTCGCCTGCTCTAGATCGCAGAATGTGAGTCCTAGACTTCCGCGTTATGCGTTGTTGCCGCCTACCGCCGCCGTCTTCGGTGCCCTTTCTATCTGTTCCTGTACTTGCCGCCTAAGCTTTGCCAAGCGAAGCTCCCCAAATACCCACCCGGGCGGGGATCACTTATGCTTAGCGGCAATATCAACGGTCAAAGTGTACTGGTGCTGCAAAAACACGTATGCAGGAGGAAGCGAGCCCCATTTGTATTCGGGTTTTATTGCAAAGAAACCAAAAATTGGAATTCGCAAGGCCGCATTGAAGTAATGACGTGGCTTTGACGATAGATACAGGACCTGCGGTTTGTCCAGTTTTGTGGTAAAAATCTCGTCTCGGAGCGGACCTCTATACTGGTATGAAAGTTCCAAAGAGCTGCCCTTGATTCCGGTTGAGTTCAGACTGTCACAGTCGTCCCGTGTTCCTGAAGCACTTCTTGAACAATACCAAAACACCGCGTCAACGGAGGCATACACTCGGCCAATTCGGCCTGACCCTACTTTTTGCAGTCCGTTGCTATAATTTTGCCCATTCTCAAAACCAATCTCAGCTAAAGGTGACAAATTGACAAGGCCTGGATGCATCGGTGGCACGTTGGGGAAAATAAATCGCCCAAAGGAGGCAGTGACGAAGTTACGCGTATCGAACTTGCGATCGAATTCACCTCGAGGATTTGCGACGATCTCAAAGGACGTCGCCTTCAGTCTTTCGAAGCCTTTCGCAGATCGGTTCCGTGTGAGCTGCCGAAAAAGCCCGACTTCACCCCCGAGATTGACCTTGTCCGGACTCGCTCGGGTACCCTTATTTGTCACGAACTCCAGCAGCGGTCGGGCTTGAAAGTACCACTTACTGTCAGGTGGACCGATGTGATGTTTGAACGTTCGATACGCATACTTCAGATCGAAGGCATATATCGTTTGGGCATTCTGCGCGCCTACTAGGCTGGCACTCGCATAAATTTCAGCATCAGATCGGCTTGTTGCCTTCTGTAGGCTCTCCCCGAACGAGGCAACCGACAAGAAGATCGCGATAACCAGATAGATCAATTTCACTTCTCTTTCCCCGGCTCGAAATGGGCGTGCTGCTGAACATGTGACTTTACGGTACTCACTGTCGTGCCAGCATCGTTGGGAATTCCCGCGACGTCTTGCATAATGTAATGCCTGTCCCGACACGCAATATCAACAGCGGGCTGGAAGGCATCCCGTTTCTTGTCGGTATTGAGGCCGGCTTTCTGCAAGGTTCGAGTATCAGGATGTGGTCCTTCAAAGCCGCCAGCCTGGAATATCGCCTCCTGCACAATTGCATTCGAAGTTTCGATTGTCGGGGGGGCGCCTTTGCTCGGCATCTCGCCTCCTTCGGCGCGTTAAACTCGCACTAATGGTCCCCACCGCTTGTTTGAGGTGATGATGTGTCTCCTTTGTGGATTCCAACAAGGACACAAATACCGATAATCGACATTGCAGTTAGACATGGTCGCTACCTTAGTTCGACATTGTGTTACAACTTAGAACAGTAACAACAGTTCTCGATTTGTAAACTGCCCAATCGGCTTTGTTACAAAATCCGAACGGATCAAAGTTTTGTGCTTGACTTCTACAAAAACAGAGAGAAAATGCGCGCCACAGATTGGGGCCTCGACGGTCATTGACCGGTTCTCGGAAGTGTGTCTGCTGGGCCATCGGCTGAGTGGCTGTAGCGCCACAGCCTTCGCACTAGCGAAACAAGCGAGTGCCGGTGGATGAGCGTTATCGTTGCGAGGAGGAGCATGAAGGCGAGCAAGCTCCAGGGCAAATTCGGTTTAATCGTCGTTGTGGCGTTGCTGGCGGTTGTCAGTGCATTCGTCGCTCAGTCGCCTGTCGCGAACGGACAGGAGGGCACCCCGCGTACCACTCCCGCGCCGAACGAGGAGGCCGAGTTCGCGAACGCCTATTGCAAGACAAATGTGAAGACTGCGATTCCGTCGGGTAGCGAGCCAGAAGCCCGCAGATACTACCAGGACCTCGCTTCGAAGATCGGCTTTCAGGTCCAGGATCCCCGCGCCAATGAGCCCGGACCTACGACAACGCTCGTGGATGTGGCGGTTTACTTGGGCTACACCCCGAAGCCTCCCGCTCCGCCGCTCACAGCCAAGGATCTTGAGGGTGGGTCCCCGTCGGAACTGATGGATCCTGCCGCGCTCGGGAGCCGTCTGGGCGGCATCTCACTCTCCGCCGGTGACGTCTTGGTCGCACGGTTCTTCGCCCCGAAGATTTCCGATCTGAGCCAACCCTCGATTACGAAGGCCGGCTGGCGCAAACTGTTGCGGTTACGCGCCCAACCGGGCTCTGCCGCCGCCGCGCATGGAATTCAGTATGGGATAATGCTGTTCAATTTCTTCGCACCGATCGAGCAGCTCGACCCCTTCACTGGAAATGATTCCGTAAATACGCAAACAATCCTTGTGGGGAACGACTCCCGCAAGTCTCTCTATTGGATCGATTTTGGAAAAACGAGCGAGGGGGCCAAGCTGAGTCACCAACTCAATGCATTTTTCGATGCAGGGCACATCCCGGCCTCGGCGACGGCACAGAATGGCGGGGTCGCGGGGTACTTTGTACCGTGTTCCTGCATCTCGTGCCATGGAGGACTACGGCTGGATTTTACGACTACCCCGCCAGCACCTGACAATCATTTTCGTGCGCCACTCCTCGACTACCTCGATACGGACCATTGGCAGGACCGAACGGTGAAAGGCGACGACTTCACAGCACTGAAGGCACCCGTGCTCTTCGATGCGGGGACCTTTGGAGTCATTCTGCTGATAAACGAAGAAATCCAACGACAGAACGCGGCAGCGCAGCCCGACAGTGTGCTGCGGAGAGCTGCGGAGCACTGGCTTGCGTGGCACCTTCAGCAAGGCGCAGGGGCCGAGCCTCTGTTCGGCCGGGCTCTTCGCACCTCCGCCAACTCACCCGTCTGGAATCCAAGCGACCCGACTGACGCTGAATTGCTTCCGAAGTTCAACAGATTCTGCTTTCGGTGCCATGGCTCGGTGAAATTCGACGTGCTTGATAAAGAGATGGTGCTCGCGCTTAGGTCAAAATTGAACGCGGCGTTATACCCAAAGGATCAGATTTCTGATCCCCGATCCGCGATGCCCCCCGATAGAGACCTTCCGCCTGATGATCTAAAGAAGCTCCGCGATCTGATCCTCAGGTTGAAGTAGTCGAATAGGAGAGCCAACTGATGCCATCCACGTTCAGAATTCATCCGGCGCTCGGCATCGCTCGTGTCGGCGATGCTGACGGACCAGGGTTCATCGGACCGGAACAGCCTGACATGCCCGCCAACTGGAACTTAGACACGGGAGGATTTGGGAACTTTAAGGTTGCGGGTCGCATCAGGCGCCAGGGAGTGCGTTTTCGAGTCTTCGAATTTGCTGCGGACGGGTCGCTGGTCGGGGAGGCTCTGCCCGGTCAAGGCGCTGTAGTAGCTATCGAGTGGACAGTCCATGTCGCAAACCGCAAGGCGTCGTTTTTCAAATTTGACGGCCCTAGGGGAGAGAACGGCGACTTTAGCAAAAACGGCGCGCGTAACGATGACGTAATCGGAAACGATGCCCGATCACAACTCGACATCGATCCGGGTCCCAAGGCGGTGTCAGGCCAATCGGCGACCCCTATTATCCTCGCGAACCCGAATCCCAAGACGAACCAAACGATCAAGGACTTGGGCGACATCAGCACTGACGACGCCGGACGCCTGATCTTCTTCGGGGGTCATGGGAAGACCCTCCAACTCTCCAACGCAGCCGAGATCCAAAACTACGTTAACAATGACGGATGGTTCGACGATGTCAGCGATGGGCCGGTCTCCGCTGTCATAGTCTTGAAAGACGGCAACCGAGTGGAGGCGATCGGGGCTTGGGTTACAGTCGCTCCACCGGACTTCGCCCCTGCGGTTGGAAACGTAGTGTCCCTATATGACACCATCTGGGACGTATTGGTTCGGAATCCAACGATCCCGATCCCGAATCTAGCGATGTTCCGACCCGGGGGCACGCTGGCCCGCCTCCAGGAGCAGCGCGATGACTGGAATCCTGCGGCGAATCGATTCAAGTCCTACCAGCCCTCCTATGTCAATGACATCGCAGATGTGCTTCAGCGCGCGTTTAGTGCGACATTTCTGCACGATCCACCCGACCTGAAGAGCCCTTTCCATAACACGATCGCTCCTCATGTCTGGGCTGAGCTCGGGGACCCCGATACCGTGAAGGATATCCTTCGAACAGACGTGTTCAAAAAGATGAGGGACCCCGACTCCACTAGCCCGGCGGACTGCAGCCAAATGCCAAGAGGTCTCGGGGACGAGTACTGCGACGAAAGTGAACACCCGGAGGCCGGTTCCGCCGAGCGGACGAATCCTAAACGCTTCTTTTCTCTAACGCGTACCCAGTACGCGATGTTCGCCCAGTGGGCCGCTCGCAAGTTCAAGCCGGACGGCACTTCGCCCCCTTCCATCCCAACAGCACCACCCGCGATCACGCCAGACGGTCTAGATCGGGCGGCACTGGAGAACGGTGTCGGGGGCCCATTTTTCCCGGGTATCGAAGTCAGTTGGATTATTCGAAATCCAACGATCTACATAGAGGCATTTCGTTTTCAGCTAGGTAAGAAAATCGCGGCTGGAGATGAGAGCGTCGGAATTCCAGATGTAACCGTGCGCCCCGGCTTTCTCACACAGCATATGGCTCTTCCATGGCAGGCGGACTTTCGTGACTGCAAGAGGGAGCCTCTTACTAACCCTGCTACAGGCGCGCTTACCTTTGCGATGTGGTGGACGGGGCAGCGCCCGGACGACGTCTTCCCCGAGGCAACTCCAGACGAACAAGTGCCATGGACACGGCCCCCCGACTTCAATGCGTTGGACGGCGACCCGGCGCGCTTCAAGGAAATGGTAGCCGGTTGGGCCAAGTTGGGGTTCGTGGCTCGGCAAGGTCTGAACCGCAAGAAACCGTGGCTAGAGACAGAACGATCGTGAGTAAGGCGCCTGCGGTGGCGGTATTTGGTGCAGGCCCAGCCGGGACTATGGCCGCTCTGCAGCTCGCCCGGGCAGGACTCAACGTCCAGATCATCGCCCGCCAACTGCAACGGCGCTGCGGTTTTGCCGAGACGCTCTCGCCCGAAGGGCGGAGCGCACTCGCACTTGCTGGGCTCTGGGGTCGGCTCCCGAGGGGCGTTGCCGTCCCGTGTCCAGTTGTCGTTAGCGCATGGGAGCGGCCAGAGCCATCATACCGATCCTTCATCACCAATCCGTATGGTTGCGCCTGGCATGTCGACCGCCCCCGATTCGACAGCTGGCTTCTATCGGAAGCGGAAATAGCCGGCGTAACCCTGGTGACGGGTACTGTAATTGGCATTCGACGTACCAACGGTCACTGGGCATTCGATGTCCGCCATACAGATGGTAAAGCATGGGCTGCGAATGCGGATTTCTTGGTCGTAGCTACGGGACGGTACGGTCCCGCCGTGAGACTGGGAAACCGTGAGCGGATTGATGCGCTTTGCTTAATCGGCGGCTTGTCCGAACCCATGGCGGATGCTGGAAACGCGCTCCTTATAGAAGCAGCGGCGGACGGATGGTGGTACTCGGCACCGGTACCCGGTGGTCGAATGTTCGCCGGTTGGATGATGGATGCAAATCTCATGGCAGGCAAGCGATATGGCGAGGCTATGGAGGCCGCCTTCTCTCGCGCGCCACTCACTCGAGCGAGATTGGCGAATCCACCCGAGGCGTGTTGTGTCGGAGTGGCGAGCTCGGCCATGAGGCCCTGCGCTGGTAAGGGCTGGATAGCCGTCGGCGACGCCGCGCTAGCCCGTGATCCCCTTTCAGGGGAGGGGCTGGCCTATGCGCTCCGCTCGGCGCGGGAAAGTGCAGAGACCATCCTCAGCGCGCTAGAAGGGGATCCGTCTGCTTGGCAGGCGGCGTCGATCCGAGGAGCCGCAGCTGTTGCTCAGTATCGGAACCAGAAGGCCTTCGCGTACCGAGCGGCCCAACATCGGTGGCCAAGGGAGCGGTTTTGGGCTCGTAGGCTAAGCTAATTTAAACCTCGCCCCGTTTCGTACAGTCTGTCCTTTTGACTCCGGGAATGCGAAATCGAGTAGATGCACGTTTCCAATCAAGGAACGGCTCCTTCGATTGCCCCAGTTCGACTGCCACGCTTCGATGAACTTAACCGGGTTGTAACCAGACTTCGTAAGATGGCGAACTTGCTTGGGCACTGGCGAAGCCGTGCTTGCGACAATCTCTATATGGGTAAGCCTTGCTACAGTTCAGAACTCGTGTCAACTTTGTCTTGAGATGACTCTTCTGACTGGCATCTACCTTCGTCTCCACATCGGACAGTTGGGGTCTGGCTACGGCATCTCAAACATTTTGCGGAACGTCGTGAAAAATCACGTGTCTTATAACAACAGTGGCAAGATCATCTTGTGTGATCACACTCAGGGTTCTCTTTTCCGGGGTATGGGCTGTGACGGCGTCTGCCAACAACGCCCTCCAAGTCGCGCTCGCAGACCAGATTGAAAAGCCGCTATCCCTCTAATGAAACATTGGTCGGATGGCTCCCGGTGAAGTTTCAACGTGTCATCGTCCTTACCCTTAATTTGGGCGTATTCTGAAAGTCTCTGGGCAGAATAAACCTGACAATCTCTTTTGTCTGTTCATTCTTGTATTGACCGCTAGCGAGCATCGCAGTAAGTTCGGGCCCGATAGGATCATCCTCCGACCGGTAAACTCCCATAATCGTTGAAAGAGCCCAATTTTTAAGAGCGAGAAGTCTTTCTTCTTTATCGCTTATAGAACGCAAGTGGTCGGGCTTGTCAAAACATCCGGACACAATTTGTCCGTCCTGGTATCCGCATACTGCCAACTGGTCATCATTGCATGTAACGCTTCCGCCTGGTGGGTCGGGACATTTGCAGACATTGCTCATAGTGCCCTCCTCATCGAACTGTGAGACGATACACCGCGCCCTCGCGAGTCACGTCATACGGACGAACCGCGTCTGGTGTGACCGTCATCAACCGCAACTGGCCAATGGCGTCGCTTAGTGACTCTGATGAGATTTG
The sequence above is drawn from the Terriglobales bacterium genome and encodes:
- a CDS encoding phospholipase D-like domain-containing protein; amino-acid sequence: MRPDITAAILENRIDSGYCPFEACEVYFGKLGHHDIRLVSLGYSLQQFLLHNDLADISDQLVRLLNECRLRFSRCFLGRLNQCIDPAAQVGEGIGTWMRALTHDPDFRTVTRHVIVRAVLRTFFKPREQFRRKPDVVRENDDLALGRRSVGNSPYRVLGNTKPRGNMKAYVLTLKQYPWLLPAVEDALRQLPASGGDDVSKVLKTVRGDGGRPLTDGDAIIALNALSDLGILQRQGIRYTHDRDRFAATEEMRTGIQAALQIISERSSDSADVQLCVSLPPALPPAAEHVVHETSTDLRSSLLDVIASARQSLIVASPFWDASTTAEMVALVSKKLASGVQVSLLGRFSQELPPEVRAELEKLRYDPRCAILSWFEGEGRETQTFHFKAISADRGERAYLGSANMTFSSLRSRMELGVILRGRTASELDRILRVVLTMATPIHAS
- a CDS encoding RNase H family protein — its product is MSADPRAIHIFTDGSCYKNPGGKSGCAAIVHYPDHLQLQDEQIVDFGCEESNSNRMELLACICALRWVRDNVPWDDVTRVQIFTDAQYVKDNLGRAREWKKNDWRNQYDEPRENADLWNQLISAHAKAGIRVDFEWNLGKKTPILKLVDKAAKAAADRGGTDVDRGYRPGTVARSMVKGAAARYKAEGQLAVIRPYRKTPMARGEEKIRFNTFSENTQTYMESCYAYVPTALISQLHRGNGYRVRFNENPRYPQILEIVGEVHLPKPKRKS
- a CDS encoding malonic semialdehyde reductase, yielding MGTNKRQASPARFLFLRSKDAKERLLPALSPGNLEKTMAAPVTAIVGYDVRFYEKLPKLSPHNPNFRDMFANNPELTESTARRNCTLQGAYLIMAARALGLDCGPMSGFDNGKVDEQFFGAGVEREDMCEEYVPGTIKSNLLCNIGYGDPTSLRPRLPRLDFE
- a CDS encoding LodA/GoxA family CTQ-dependent oxidase; this encodes MPSTFRIHPALGIARVGDADGPGFIGPEQPDMPANWNLDTGGFGNFKVAGRIRRQGVRFRVFEFAADGSLVGEALPGQGAVVAIEWTVHVANRKASFFKFDGPRGENGDFSKNGARNDDVIGNDARSQLDIDPGPKAVSGQSATPIILANPNPKTNQTIKDLGDISTDDAGRLIFFGGHGKTLQLSNAAEIQNYVNNDGWFDDVSDGPVSAVIVLKDGNRVEAIGAWVTVAPPDFAPAVGNVVSLYDTIWDVLVRNPTIPIPNLAMFRPGGTLARLQEQRDDWNPAANRFKSYQPSYVNDIADVLQRAFSATFLHDPPDLKSPFHNTIAPHVWAELGDPDTVKDILRTDVFKKMRDPDSTSPADCSQMPRGLGDEYCDESEHPEAGSAERTNPKRFFSLTRTQYAMFAQWAARKFKPDGTSPPSIPTAPPAITPDGLDRAALENGVGGPFFPGIEVSWIIRNPTIYIEAFRFQLGKKIAAGDESVGIPDVTVRPGFLTQHMALPWQADFRDCKREPLTNPATGALTFAMWWTGQRPDDVFPEATPDEQVPWTRPPDFNALDGDPARFKEMVAGWAKLGFVARQGLNRKKPWLETERS